ACTGCTGTTTGATTATCGCTTTAATGATGAACCAGAAATTGAGATTCAAGTGGACGAGGAATCGGATGAGGCACTTTACCAAAAGCTTGTTACTTATGATCCACATGCGGCACAGAAACTCCATCCAAACAATCGTAAACGTGTCGTACGTGCTTTAAGTGCATATGTTAGGACGCAAAAGACACAACAAGAACGCACCGATAATCAAAAAGATATCCAAGTGATTGATGCGGATATTTACTTTCTTACGGGCCCTCGTGAAGTGATGTATGAGCGTATGGATCAGCGTGTTGAACACATGTTTGAGTCAGGGCTTAAAGAAGAGGTTCTTGCACTTTACCAAAATGACACAGAATTCTTTATGCATCAAAGTGCACAAGCAATTGGGTATCGGGAATTTAAAGAATATTTCCTGGGAAATCAAGATCTTGACCAAACTAAAGCATTAATTAAAAGAGATACTCGGAGATTTGCAAAGCGCCAATGGACATGGTTTAGACATCAGATGGATATAAACACGATCGATATCACTGAAGCAAATCCATTTGAAGAAATTGTAAATTCCTCATTCTAAATTTAAATTGAAAAAGATAAAGTTCCCTTCAAACCGAATTAATCGTGTGCAATATGCTTAAAATTTCACAAACGAACGCCATAACTTATACTTATTTACTAAAAGAATGAAAATAGCATAGAAAATCTGTAAAGTGTGGTTTGAAATTACGGCCATCCCTTTGTATGATATAAGGGAAACGAAGGAGGAAGTTTCATAATGAAAAAATTAGCAGGATTATTGCTAGCTTCACTGCTTGTATTAACAGCATGTGGAAGCAATGACAATGATACCCCAGCAGGTGAAACTGCAGCATTGAAGATTGGTACAGGGATTGTTACAACTGAATCTGTAACACCAGCTACTGAAGAAGCAGAGGGTAAATTCTCAATCAATACTTACTACGCAACAATCGTATTAGAAGGCGACAAAATCGTATCTACATACATTGACGTAGCTCAAAATTCAATTTCTTTTGATCTTGAAGGAAATATCACAGGTGAGTCAGTACCAGGAACTAAAAAAGAACAAGGTGATGACTACGGTATGGCTACAAAAAACCCAGCTGCTCTTGCTGAATGGTATGTACAAATTGGAAACTTAGAAGATTGGACAATCGGAAAAACTGTAGCTGAAGTACTAGCTATGGAAACTAAAGAAAAAGATGAAGCACATCCAGCAGTACCAACAGAGTCAGATTTAACTTCAAAAGTTACAATCTCAGTTGAAGGTTACTTAGCAGCAATCGAAGCAGCAAGCAAGAACGCTGTTGAAGTTGAAGGTGCAGTACAAATCTCTACAGCAAGCACAACAGCATCAAAAGACGGTGCAATTGAACTTAACACAAACATCGCTGTAATCGCTACAGATGCAGACGGTAAAGTTGTTCACGCATTCATCGATGTTATGCAAAGTGGAGCTACAGTAGCTGAAGACGGAACTGTTGCTGGTAAAGGAATCCTTAAAACTAAGGGTGAATTAGGCGACGACTACGGAATGGGTAAGAATAGCGATAACGAATGGTATGTACAACGTGATGCGTATGTTGAATGGCTCGCTGGTAAAACAGCAAGTGAAGCAGCTGGAGAAGCTGATCTTCCATCAACAGTAACAATCACAACATCTGGATTCCAAGCTGCAGTTGCTAAAGCATTCTCAAGCTTAGAAAACATTAAGTAATTCAATTAAAGAACGTGGAGACACGTTCTTTTTTAAACTCAAAGAACGAAAAAAAGAGCTGGAGGTATCATAAACCGTCCAGCTCTTTGTGTATTACTTCTCTTTTGATTTCTTTAACTTCTTAATATCGTTGTACCGCTTATACTTCTTTAACGTCTCATAATTATTTGCGTAAGCTTTTTCTTGTGAATTCAAATTCTCTGGGATATAAAACTCACTGTCTTTAAGCCCATCGGGTAAGTATTGAATTTGATACCACAAATCAGGGCGACTGTAATCATACATTGCTTCTGGGTCCATACCTACAGCATTGAGTCTAAGATATTTAGGAACCTGATATGCTGTATTCTGGATTGCTCCAAGTGCTCGGTCAATCGCTGCTTCAGCACTTTTTGATTTTGGTGAAAGTGCACATTCAATAACTGCGTGACTTAATAAAATACGCGCTTCAGGAAACCCAATTTTTCGGCATGCTTCCAGTGCATTTACAACACGATCACACACTTGAGGGTTCGCAAGACCAATGTCTTCATATGCAGTCACAAGTAATCTTCGCTCAATTGAATCAAAATCACCAACTTCAATAAGTTTCGCAAGATAGTAAAGAGCACCATTCACATCACTGCCTCGAATTGATTTTTGGAATGCGCTCAGTGTATCATAATAGTTATCATCGTCTTTATCCATTGAAAGATTTACCGATAACGAGAGCGACTTCATAAGCTCGCGTGTTATGTGTTTACTGTTTGTTGCAAGTGTCATCAGTTCTAAACCATTTAAAGCATAACGCGCATCGCCATTACATTGACTTGCAAGGGTAGTAATTACATCATCATCAATCACGATATCTTCTAAGGTGCTTGAAGCTTTTTTGAGGATGGTCACAATTTGTTCAGGTGTTAATGGATTAAACTCAAACAAATGAACACGAGAACGAATTGCGGGGTTTATTGCGAAGTATGGATTAGAAGTTGTTGCACCAATCATCGTAATGAGTCCATTCTCAATATGAGGCAACAAGACATCTTGAATATTCTTATTCAAACGATGCACTTCATCAACAATCACCACAAGACCCGAACTCATTTGAGCCTCCACAAAGAGCTGATCCAATTTCTTCTTATTATCAGTCACTGCATTAAACATCCGATAAGGACGGTTAAGCGAAGCTGCAATTGCCATAGCAGCTGTTGTTTTTCCAGTGCCTGGCGGGCCAAAAAGAATCATTGAAAACAACGTTCCATTTTCGACCATATGTCTTAAAACGCCATCTTTACCAAATAGATGTTCTTGTCCAATAATGTCATCAATTGATGTTGGACGCAGTACATGTGCTAACGGTTTTCCCATAAAATCACCTACACATATTGTATCACGAAAAGGGCTGTTTAAAGCATCTAAAGCGAGACTAATTATGTGTTGGATCGTTGTTTTATTTTATGAATCTTCCTGTGATTCTTGTTCTTTTGCTTTACGCTTTAGCATTGCAAGATCAATTCGCGCATTATGGATTAAGTAAACATAGATACATAAAATGATATTTCCATATAACAAGACAGTATAAAGCAACCCAAACCCTTCATTTGCTGGATCAATCATATTTACAAAAAACAAAATAATCGCCGATAAAACAATAGAACCGCCACAAATTTTTAGCTTCACTGAACTTGAAAATGTTTGACTCATAAATACTCTAAATTTTATCATCACGAGCCCCCCTATATGGAGATATTGTAGCACATTTGATAAAATCAAAAAAGTTGGTGGATTTTTAGATGATATCGCCTATCATTATATGATAAGGTATTGTAGAATATGGGAGAGGTATTGATCATGAAAATAGTAATTCAACGTGTAAAAAATGCTCATGTTTCTGTAGAACACGAAAAAGTGGGAGAAATCTCAGAAGGGTTTGTCCTTCTCGTTGGCTTTGTAGAAGGTGATACAGAAAAAGATTATCAAAAAGCAGCGGATAAGATTGCAGGGATTCGTCTTTTTGATGATGAAAATGGTGTAATGAATCGGAGTATTATTGATATAAAAGGCGCCATCTTATCAATTTCTCAATTCACACTTGCAGCGGATGCAAAAAAAGGAAATAGACCAAGCTACATTCAAGCAATGGAACCACATCAAGCGAATCAATTCTACCAAGCATTTAATCAACATCTGCGTGGACATGGAATTGTTGTTGAAGAAGGGGTGTTCCAAGCAGATATGAAAGTATCTTTAGTGAATGATGGTCCAGTAACCATTATACTTAATATAGAGAATGGCAAAGTAATCTAGGTGTGGGAAGGTGAAAGAATGACACAAATACTATATGGAAACACAGTAGCAAGTACTGTTAAGGATAATTTAAAAACAAAGGTACAACAACGTGTTGAAGAGGGAAAACGCGTACCGCATCTCGCGGTAATTCTTGTAGGGGATGATCCAGCATCGCAAACGTATGTAAATTCAAAAGCAAAACAATGTGAACAAGTGGGGTTCAAATCAACCGTTCAACATATGAAAACAGATAGCACACAACAAGAAGTGCTTGATGTATTAGAGCATCTTAATAAAGATGATGGAGTCGATGGAATTCTCGTACAACTCCCTCTTCCTAAACATATCCATGAACAAACAATTATTGAAGCCCTCGATCCAAGTAAAGATGTGGATGGCTTACATCCAATTAATGTGGGATATTTAGAAATGAATCAACCCCGATTTGTTCCATGTACTCCAAAAGGAATCATGACATTGCTCAAATCGTATGACATCGAACTCGAAGGGAAACGAGCGCTTGTAATTGGACGCAGTCGTTTAGTTGGAAAACCTGTATCAACCTTACTATTAGGTGCGAATGCGACGGTAACGATTGCGCATTCAAAAACAAAAAACCTTAAAGCATTAATCAAAGAACATGATATAATAGTTGTTGCGATTGGCAAACAAGAAATGTTTAGTGCCGAGGACTTTGATGAACACCACATCGTGATTGATGTCGGAATACATCGAACGGAATCAGGACTACGTGGTGATGTTTGTAACGATGTATATGACAAGGTAACTGCAATTACACCGGTACCCAAAGGTGTTGGACCCATGACGATTGCTAGTTTATTAGAAAATACATATGAAGCATATTCCCAAAAGGAGGCGTTTGAATGAGACCAGAATATGGTATGGGTGATATCGTACAAATGAAGAAACAGCATCCATGCAAAAAATCTGAAGTGTTTCAGATAACCCGCATGGGAGCAGATATAAAAATAAAGTGTCAAGGATGTGGTGCAGTCATTATGCTCACCCGTCAAGATTTTGAAAAGAAACTAAAAAAAGTTGTGAGTAGAAGTGAGGAACATTAATGGCATTAACAGCAGGAATTGTTGGATTACCTAATGTGGGTAAATCGACATTATTTAACGCGATTACAAAATCGCAAGTAGAAGCAGCAAACTATCCGTTTGCAACCATCGCTCCAAATGTTGGAGTCGTAAAAGTAAATGACAAACGTCTGGATGATATTCAAGCGCTTGTTAATTCGAAGAAGGTAATTCCTACAACCTTTGAGTTCACCGATATTGCTGGACTTGTTAAAGGTGCTTCAAAAGGAGAAGGGTTGGGAAATCAATTCCTTTCAAATATTCGAGAAGTTGATGCGATTTTACATGTGGTTCGTTGTTTTGATGATGACGATATTACCCATGTTCACGGGACAATTGATCCTGTTGCAGACATTGAGATCATTGACATTGAGTTAATGCTAGCAGATTTACAAAGTGTTGATAATCGCATTGGTAAAGTAGAACGCAAATCAACCGTAGATAAGGATGCAAAAGCTGAATTTGAACTCTTGAAGCGATGCAAAGCAGTTTTAGAAGAAAACAAGCCAATCCGTATCTTAAGTTTTGATGAAGCGGAAGAAAAAATTGCACGCACTTTCCATTTTCTAACATCTAAACCTGTAATCTATGTCGCAAATCTTGATGAAGCATCCTTGGTTGATCCTGAATCAAATAAATATTACCAAGCAGTTAAAGCATACGGTGCCCAAAATGGTACCCGTGTTATTTGGATTTGCGCAAAAGTAGAAGAAGATTTATCCAGCTTAGAGAATGAAGAACGCGATATGTTCTTACATGAAATGGGTGTTGCGGAAAGTGGATTGGATGTTTTGGTAAGAAACAGTTATGATATTCTTAACTTAAGAACATTTTTCACAGTCGGACCTCAAGAAATTCGGGCGTGGACCTATCTTAATGGGATGAAAGCACCAGAATGTGCAGGTGTCATTCATACAGACTTCCAAAAAGGATTTATCCGTGCAGAAACGTATTCATTTGATGATCTCATGAAATATAAATCAGAACAAGGAATCAAAGAAGCGGGTCGTTTACGTCTTGAAGGCAAAGAATATATTGTGCAAGATGGCGATATTATGCACTTTAGATTTAACGTATAAGGGCATATGCCCTTTTTTTAAAAGGAGGACATTATAAATGTCACATTTAAATGATACGATTGTCTCCATTATCACAGCACTCCAAGAGGCTGCAATCTCCGTTGTGCGAATGAGCGGAAGTGATGCAATTGATATTGCAGATAAACTCTTCACAAGAGATATCCAATCACAACCCTCACATACGGTGAAATACGGTCACATAAAAGATCCCCTTACCGATCAAATAATTGATGAAGTCTTATGCACAGTGTATCGGGCCCCAAAAACCTATACAAAAGAAGATATTGTAGAGATTAGTTGCCACGGTGGTGTATTAGTTACGCAAAAAGTACTTGAACTGTGTTTGACCAATGGTGCACGGATGGCACAACCTGGAGAGTTTACACAACGTGCATACCTCAATGGAAGAATCGATTTGACACAAGCTGAATCCGTGATGGACTTGATTCAATCTGAAAATGAATTTGCACGCGAGCTGGCGATTTCTGGTGTACAAGGACAAATTAAAGACTTAATACAACCTTTTTTAGATCGACTTCTTGAAATTATCGCAACCATTGAGGTTAACATTGATTATCCAGAATATGATGATGTTGAAATGTTAACGCAACAAAGTGTATACCCAAGGGTTAATGCTCTTCTTGCAGACCTTGAAACGATCCTTAAGAAATCACGCAGTGGTCGTATCTTAAAAGAAGGGGTTAAAACCGTCATTTTAGGAAAACCTAATGTTGGGAAATCATCAATTCTTAACGAGCTTCTTCAAGAAGATAAAGCGATTGTGACCGATGTTGCAGGAACAACACGAGATTTAGTCGAAGGGTGGATTAAACTGGAGCATGTGGCGTTACATCTTATTGATACTGCAGGGCTCAGAGATACCCATGATACGGTAGAAAAAATAGGTATTCAACGCAGTCGCAAAGCATTGGAAGATGCAGAACTCGTCTTGATTGTTTTTGATGCATCAAAACCTTTGGATGATGAAGATAAAGCATTATTAGAGGAAACAAAAAACAAAGAACGCTTGATTATATATAATAAGACCGACCTTATACACCCTGTTTTAGAGGAGGGTATTGCGGTCAGTGCCTTAAATCATGATGTAAAAGATTTGGTTGATGCAATCAATACATTATATGTAGAGCATCAAATTGCTTTAAAACAACCAACACTTTCGAATCGTCGTCATATTGCACAAGTCGCTGCAAGCCTTACTGCAATGAAACGTGCGCAAAAGGCACTTGAAATGGGAATTGAATTGGACCTTGTAACCCTTGATCTCAATGAATCATACACTGAGCTTGCATCGGTTATCATGCAGAAACAAGATATCAATATATTAGACGAAATCTTTAGCCGATTCTGTCTTGGAAAGTAGGAAACATATGAATGGTTGGATAGACAGTCATGCGCATATTGCAAGTGATCCACTCAAAGATCGCTTTGATGATATTAAACAAGAAGCATTTGCACACGGTGTCACAAAAATATGTATCATTTGCGGTAATTTAGCTGAAATAGAGTTTGCACTTTTAAAAGCGGAAAATGACCCTATGTTTGATTTTGCAGTGGGGGTACACCCAGGATCAGTGCATGAAATATCGGATAAAGAGTATGACAAAATGATGCAATATTTAGATGCACCACAAGTAAAATTTGTTGGAGAAATTGGGTTAGACTATTATTGGGATACGACGTACGTTGATTTGCAAAAAGCACGCTTAATCCAACAAATCGAGCGAGCCAACGCGAAGAACCTTCCAGTAGCAATTCATATGCGAAGTTCAGTAGATGATGTCCTAGAGACGCTTAAAACGCATCCTGTGAACCGATGTGGTATCTTGCATTGCTTTTCTGAAACAACAACCCATGCAAAAACTGGAATTGAGCTTGGATACACATTAGGTGTTGGAGGTGTATTTACCTTTAAAAACGGTCAAAATGTTCGTGATGTCGTGGATACTGTTCCTTTGAATAGAATTATTACTGAGACGGATAGTCCCTATTTAACACCCGTTCCTTTTAGAGGAAAAGAAAACCGTCCAGCGATGGTTTCTTATGTTGCAGAAGCGTTAGCAAAACACCTCGAAATGTCCCATGAAGAAATGCAAGATCGTTTATGGAAGAACTATTTAAATCTGACTCAATGAGCATCACACAATAAAAAAGGTTTGTGATGATGATAGACTAAGTATGGAGGCGAATCGTTATGAAAGATAAATTAACTGATTTACAATATCATGTAACGCAAGAAGGCGGTACAGAACACCCATTTTCTGGAGAATATGATGATTTTTATGAAGAAGGTATTTATGTTGATATCGTAAGTGGGGAACCCTTGTTTTCATCAAAAGATAAGTATGATGCAGGATGTGGATGGCCTTCATTCACAAAACCGATCACACAAATAGTGGAAAAAGAAGACGGAACTCGATATTGCATTAATTCTGCTGCCTTAAAGTTTATTCCTAAATCAGAAATGGAATCAAAAGGGTATGGCGAATTTTTAGACAAGGTGTGATATAATTTTAGCTTGTGAGGTGGAACATGAAATTATTTGATCGAATCAAAAATCTCGATATAACAACACGAGGTTTAGTAATACAAGGGATGATTGCGGCATTATATGTTGCATTGACATTTGGACTTTACAATTTATCGTATGGACCCCTGCAGTTTCGGGTCTCAGAGTTCTTATTAATACTTGTACTTGTGAATCCGAAAAATGCGGTGGGAATTATTGCGGGAACATTTATCGCAAATTTAATTGGTGCTTATGGGGTGTTGGATATGGTTGTGGGAACACTTGCTACAACACTAGTGTGTCTACTCATGATCCTTAAACAACCACGACTCTTATCGTATGTGTGGCCAACGATTATTAATGCAATCGTAATTGGATTGATGCTTGCTTATTTAGAACAAATTCCTTTCTGGATTGTGGCACTTCAAGTAGGTGCAGGTGAGTTTGTAGTCACAACATTACCTTTTGTTTTGTTTGGAAAAAAACTCCTAGATAATCGGAATGTTAGCCAAATATTTAGTTGAATCACACAATTTCCCACAAATAAAGAAAAATGTCAGAAACCTACTATTGAGTGGGTTTTTTTCTTGTCTAGGGAAAATTTTTTTTGCTTACGAGCCCAAATAGTTGACCAAGTCTTGAAATTTATGTTAATCTCACCTCGTCTTTTTGAAAGGAGACATTTTTAATGAAAAAAATTACAATGATTGTCTTTTTTACAGTCATGGTAGCGGTCTTAAGCGGATGTACAACTGCAAATGCAAGTGTTGAAATTACATATCCAAGCTTAAGCACAACATTAGATGTTCAAGACGAAGAA
This DNA window, taken from Erysipelothrix larvae, encodes the following:
- a CDS encoding TatD family hydrolase yields the protein MNGWIDSHAHIASDPLKDRFDDIKQEAFAHGVTKICIICGNLAEIEFALLKAENDPMFDFAVGVHPGSVHEISDKEYDKMMQYLDAPQVKFVGEIGLDYYWDTTYVDLQKARLIQQIERANAKNLPVAIHMRSSVDDVLETLKTHPVNRCGILHCFSETTTHAKTGIELGYTLGVGGVFTFKNGQNVRDVVDTVPLNRIITETDSPYLTPVPFRGKENRPAMVSYVAEALAKHLEMSHEEMQDRLWKNYLNLTQ
- a CDS encoding replication-associated recombination protein A translates to MGKPLAHVLRPTSIDDIIGQEHLFGKDGVLRHMVENGTLFSMILFGPPGTGKTTAAMAIAASLNRPYRMFNAVTDNKKKLDQLFVEAQMSSGLVVIVDEVHRLNKNIQDVLLPHIENGLITMIGATTSNPYFAINPAIRSRVHLFEFNPLTPEQIVTILKKASSTLEDIVIDDDVITTLASQCNGDARYALNGLELMTLATNSKHITRELMKSLSLSVNLSMDKDDDNYYDTLSAFQKSIRGSDVNGALYYLAKLIEVGDFDSIERRLLVTAYEDIGLANPQVCDRVVNALEACRKIGFPEARILLSHAVIECALSPKSKSAEAAIDRALGAIQNTAYQVPKYLRLNAVGMDPEAMYDYSRPDLWYQIQYLPDGLKDSEFYIPENLNSQEKAYANNYETLKKYKRYNDIKKLKKSKEK
- the mnmE gene encoding tRNA uridine-5-carboxymethylaminomethyl(34) synthesis GTPase MnmE, with product MSHLNDTIVSIITALQEAAISVVRMSGSDAIDIADKLFTRDIQSQPSHTVKYGHIKDPLTDQIIDEVLCTVYRAPKTYTKEDIVEISCHGGVLVTQKVLELCLTNGARMAQPGEFTQRAYLNGRIDLTQAESVMDLIQSENEFARELAISGVQGQIKDLIQPFLDRLLEIIATIEVNIDYPEYDDVEMLTQQSVYPRVNALLADLETILKKSRSGRILKEGVKTVILGKPNVGKSSILNELLQEDKAIVTDVAGTTRDLVEGWIKLEHVALHLIDTAGLRDTHDTVEKIGIQRSRKALEDAELVLIVFDASKPLDDEDKALLEETKNKERLIIYNKTDLIHPVLEEGIAVSALNHDVKDLVDAINTLYVEHQIALKQPTLSNRRHIAQVAASLTAMKRAQKALEMGIELDLVTLDLNESYTELASVIMQKQDINILDEIFSRFCLGK
- the msrB gene encoding peptide-methionine (R)-S-oxide reductase; this translates as MKDKLTDLQYHVTQEGGTEHPFSGEYDDFYEEGIYVDIVSGEPLFSSKDKYDAGCGWPSFTKPITQIVEKEDGTRYCINSAALKFIPKSEMESKGYGEFLDKV
- the folD gene encoding bifunctional methylenetetrahydrofolate dehydrogenase/methenyltetrahydrofolate cyclohydrolase FolD; protein product: MTQILYGNTVASTVKDNLKTKVQQRVEEGKRVPHLAVILVGDDPASQTYVNSKAKQCEQVGFKSTVQHMKTDSTQQEVLDVLEHLNKDDGVDGILVQLPLPKHIHEQTIIEALDPSKDVDGLHPINVGYLEMNQPRFVPCTPKGIMTLLKSYDIELEGKRALVIGRSRLVGKPVSTLLLGANATVTIAHSKTKNLKALIKEHDIIVVAIGKQEMFSAEDFDEHHIVIDVGIHRTESGLRGDVCNDVYDKVTAITPVPKGVGPMTIASLLENTYEAYSQKEAFE
- a CDS encoding DUF951 domain-containing protein, yielding MRPEYGMGDIVQMKKQHPCKKSEVFQITRMGADIKIKCQGCGAVIMLTRQDFEKKLKKVVSRSEEH
- the ychF gene encoding redox-regulated ATPase YchF, whose amino-acid sequence is MALTAGIVGLPNVGKSTLFNAITKSQVEAANYPFATIAPNVGVVKVNDKRLDDIQALVNSKKVIPTTFEFTDIAGLVKGASKGEGLGNQFLSNIREVDAILHVVRCFDDDDITHVHGTIDPVADIEIIDIELMLADLQSVDNRIGKVERKSTVDKDAKAEFELLKRCKAVLEENKPIRILSFDEAEEKIARTFHFLTSKPVIYVANLDEASLVDPESNKYYQAVKAYGAQNGTRVIWICAKVEEDLSSLENEERDMFLHEMGVAESGLDVLVRNSYDILNLRTFFTVGPQEIRAWTYLNGMKAPECAGVIHTDFQKGFIRAETYSFDDLMKYKSEQGIKEAGRLRLEGKEYIVQDGDIMHFRFNV
- a CDS encoding QueT transporter family protein — encoded protein: MKLFDRIKNLDITTRGLVIQGMIAALYVALTFGLYNLSYGPLQFRVSEFLLILVLVNPKNAVGIIAGTFIANLIGAYGVLDMVVGTLATTLVCLLMILKQPRLLSYVWPTIINAIVIGLMLAYLEQIPFWIVALQVGAGEFVVTTLPFVLFGKKLLDNRNVSQIFS
- the dtd gene encoding D-aminoacyl-tRNA deacylase codes for the protein MKIVIQRVKNAHVSVEHEKVGEISEGFVLLVGFVEGDTEKDYQKAADKIAGIRLFDDENGVMNRSIIDIKGAILSISQFTLAADAKKGNRPSYIQAMEPHQANQFYQAFNQHLRGHGIVVEEGVFQADMKVSLVNDGPVTIILNIENGKVI
- the miaA gene encoding tRNA (adenosine(37)-N6)-dimethylallyltransferase MiaA, with amino-acid sequence MNKVYVIAGITASGKSNTAIQLAKKYNAEIISADSVAVYKEFNIGSAKPTLKEQQGIKHHLIDIRSYSESYDVAQFQKEARACIKEIQDRGKQVIVVGGTGLYLKALLFDYRFNDEPEIEIQVDEESDEALYQKLVTYDPHAAQKLHPNNRKRVVRALSAYVRTQKTQQERTDNQKDIQVIDADIYFLTGPREVMYERMDQRVEHMFESGLKEEVLALYQNDTEFFMHQSAQAIGYREFKEYFLGNQDLDQTKALIKRDTRRFAKRQWTWFRHQMDINTIDITEANPFEEIVNSSF